In Theileria equi strain WA chromosome 3, complete sequence, the genomic window TCCATGGTACTTTCAGGATGAAAGTGATGATGTAGgtggatattttgatgaCTTAAGAAATGAAGATTATGGCTATGATTATGATCGCATTTATAATATCTATGACTCTCTGAACAGCACACAAAGAAAACGTTGcaataatataaaaattGACTTTAAGGGGAAAAATACTAGGCGCATATTAATATGTGCTCCTTCAAATGCAGCAGTTGATGAGATCGTCAAACGTTTAGTTGCTACAGATGGAGGTATTTTTGATTCTAATGGGAACAAATATAAACCAACTGTAACCCGTGTAGGACCAAATTTTCATGAAGATTTAATAGAGTACAGCTTAAATACAAAGGTGGACAAATGGTTCTCTAAAAACGATTCTCTGCAGAtcaaagatgaaaaatcCATGAATTTTAAGAGGGCATCAATTGCTAAAGATATACTTTTGAATAGTGAAATCGTTTGTTCAACACTTTCAGGCTGTGGATCAAAAGAGCTCTATGGATTAGCGAATTGTTTTGACACTTTAATAATAGATGAAGCCACACAGGCGGTGGAATTATCTACTCTTATACCGCTAAATCTAGGATGTAAACGTGCAATACTTGTTGGGGATCCTTGTCAATTATCAGCAACCGTCTGTTCTAAAGCTGCAATTCAGCTAAATTATGAGCAGTCTTTGTTCAAAAGACTACAGCTATGTGGGTATCCTGtgaattttttgaaattgcAATATCGTATGGATCCGCAGATTACTAGGTTCCCTTCTatgtatttttataaaaatcAGCTTATAAATGCTGATGAATCAGATTCAAGAAGGCATCTAGGTTGGAGAATGTTTCCCCTATTAAGACCTACCGTATTTTATGCGATTGATTCTCAAGAATCTAGAAGTGATACTTCATACGTTAATGAAATGGAAGTCGAATTAGTTTGCCAGTTATTAGAGATAATTATTGAAATATTGTTATCTGTTCCAGGCATGACTCAAGATGAAATTAAGCAAAAGATTGCCGTTATTAGCCCCTATTCTGCTCAAGTGGATATATTGAAATCTACTATATACGAAAGAATCAAAATGTTTCACAACCCACCAACACTCACTCCAGAAGAATCTAAAGCCACACAAATATATATAAGTACCGTAGATGGTTTTCAGGGtatggaaaaggatattatTATTTTTAGCGCTGTGCGTACAAAGTATGTTGGCAATAGAAAAGCAATTAATGCAAAGATAGAAGACTTAACAACTCCATCCATATTAACTATTGACAAAGAACCTCATGATCCAAAGAGTTTGGAACAATTCCAAAAATTGATGGAGAGTTATCTTGAAAAAAGTAAGAGCAACCCCCCTGATTTAGATTCCAATGTTAATGATGCCTCCTTTATATCAGATCGTAGAAGAATTAACGTGGCAATTACCAGAGCACGTAATAACCTTTTCATAGTTGGAAATCCAAGATACTTGTTAGACCATAGGCACTGGTATGCGCTTTATAACCACTACGCAAAAACCGGCGCACTCTTCATTTGCCACACTATAAACAACCAACTAAAAAGGAACTTTCTGAAGAATTGGATAGTCGATTATATAAAACGTGCGCCGGTTTGTATTTTCTACAAATGATAATGCTTATAGGCTGAATACGAGGAATTCTTGAAAGATAGACAACTAAAGGGTTTTATGGAAAAGCTTGTGTAATCATGtaatttatatttctaaCAGTTACTGCATTGCTTTTAGTTAGGAATAGACAACTCCATTACAGAAAAGAGTGGTTTGTCGTTAGTGTTATGTACCGCATCTAAACTTTTTATGATGCCATCAAATGTCAAATGCGACTTTACGAAGCCAAAGTTCTCGTAAAACTTTCTTGTTTCATCAATATTCTCATCAACAATCGAGTATAATTTTGATAACTTAGATTCCCTAACCTTGTTTATTGTATATTCCAGGAGTTTTGATGCTGCATACTATCTTTAGGTATACAGTAAACTTACAAATCCTGATTCCTTTAAAGCGTGGCAGCACTACTATGGTAATTATTACAACACAAAACGGATCTTCCTTGTTCTTTTGCTTGGTAGATTTCTGGAAATGCGAGTTCGTTTCAACTGTTGACGTTTCATGCGATGTTATTTCACATAACAACGTTCCAACGGAATACATTGAAAAATACGCTAAATGTAAGATTATGTGGTCTTTAAACTGTTACCCAGTGAAGAAAATTTGATGTATTTCCTCATAACATCAAAGCTTGGATACTCACTACCATCTTTAAGGTAGTCGGAGAAATTATATGGCAGAAATTTAGATAGAAAAATCCATGACTGTCGTACGGTATGTGTAGTAAGGTCTACAACGCGTAACAAATTATGGTTTAACGAGTATCTGCTTTCATCCGGTGTTTTATGATTATCTCTGTATTCTTCAGTCAGTAATTTGCTATATTCCAATGGAGACACTTTTGATTCCATTGTGATTACGCAAAATTTTGTGAAACGGAGAAAGTTAAGGATCTACTCATAGTCAGGATAAGATAGATTGTTTAGAAGCACTACACATCTTCTGTCTATCTTTATCTACTCTAAAAGGATAATAATCCCATATATATTAGTTCCTAAATAAACTTGGAAGGTGTCGGCTATTTTTGGCAATCACTTACCGAGCAAACATGGACCGATCATATGAGTTCAAAAGAGTAGCTCTTTATTGGCAATCTGTGCTAAAAAACTATACAAATATAGACACTAAAGATGATATACATCGTGATGTTGTGGATAAATTCTCGTCTGTATCATCTATCCTGTATAATCGATTACTAGCGCTGGATACTCTGACGTCTCCATACACATTAGTCAATACTAGTGGCATAACTTCAAAAAACAATCCTCAGAGTATAATAATATTACAAAAAAGGCCAAATATAGGCAATTTAATCAGATTAAAAAGAAGTGCATTCAACAGAGTTGGAATAAATCGCATTGTCCATGACACCAAGTTACTTGGTGAATTAATATCACAAATTAGTGACACCTTAGATGGTGAAATGGAAGGTAAAACAAACTTAGAAGAACATAGAAGAGGTATCGTGCGCTGTCTTAATCATGTTCTCCAACTCGTTAGGAATAATTTACAGGAGTATGAGAGATTTAGGCTTAAAACGGAATCTTCACTAACTAATTGTATGAAAACAATGACAGAAAATATAAGTGAAtatcatattttaaatgCTTCTGGTAACAATTCGTCTACAATTTCAAGGTCGTACATCTCATGTTTTATACCTTCTATGGACAGTTCTTATCCATCTAATCCTGAGGAGAATACCTCAGATGAAATGAGCTATGGATCAGACCTAGGAAATTCTGGAGCTGTATCGCCTATACCAGGCATAATTGCGAAACCGTCGGGAAAAGGATTAAAGACACCCAACAGAGGAAACTACAGCCCCGTTAGGCATAGATTGAATGGCATTGAAATGAACGATCAGCAAATATCTGATATTACAATCAAGCAACATGAAACATTAATCAACAATATAAGCGATGAAATACAAGCCAATGAACTGAACACTATAAATAATGTCCAACAACGCCTAACAGAAATTTCATCGATGTTCGAAAAGTTTACTGGAACCCTTGTGGAACAACTAGATCTATTCGAAAACATAAACGCTAATGTCATTGAATCTATATcaaatattgaaaaaacACAGGATTCATTAAAAAAGGCAAACAACGATGGGATGCCACTCTACCATATAATTATGTGTTATAGCTTTTTAGGCTTATCTGTATTGCTGCTTTTTGTTGATTATATCAAAAGCACAAAGGGGTCTTATCTTTACTAATCACCAATTGCATCAAACTTGGAAAGATCATACTTGTCAAAATTGCGACTTAAATGATCCTTAAGTTCTTGTCTTTGCTCCTATACATTTatgtgaatatttttattaaAAAACCTCTAGAAGTAGGTGTGGCTTGTCATATACATCGTCAAAGATGCCAGGAATAACATCAAGAGACTTCACGGTCTCCATCtcctttatcttcttcaacatcAAAGATGTGGCGCTCTTGCGTAGCTGAGCCTCTTCCTCAGGCGTCCAAAGTCCCTTGCTCTCCAAATACTTGGAAATACGTTTTATAGGATTAACACCATCCTTCATCCATGCATCATGTTCGCCCGGGCCTCTATACTGCGAGGATTCATCAGAAGTACTATGGTGACCTAGTCTATATGTCATAAATTCCATGCAAATTGGAGTGGAATGTTTTACACAATATTCACGGCAGTGTTTGCTGGCGACATATGAGGCAAACAAGTCGTTACCGTCAACCCTAATTGTAGGAATACCGTATGATACACCTCTTATTGCTATACCATCGCCAATATACTGATCTCTTACTGGTGTAGATATAGCGTAGCCATTATTTCTACAAGCGAAAATAGTCTGGCTTTGTCTCACAGCTGCAAAATTCATAGCAGCATGAAAATCCCCCTCTGAGGCTGCTCCTTCAccaaaaaatgttattGCACAAGCATCAACACCTTGCAATTTTAGCGCATAACCAGCACCAGACGCATGTGGTAATTGTGAAGTAAGAGGAGTACAAATAGCGTGAAGGTTAATTTCctttttggaatatgaAATGGGCATCTGCCTTCCTTTACACTCATCCTGATGTGTACCAAACAGCTGAGAGAGTACATCATGCATAGTAAATCCCTTCATATATAAGACACCTAATTCCCTGTATTGACCAAAGATGTGGTCTTGAGGCTTCAATGCCAAACCGCAACCAACTTGCATAGCTTCCTCTCCCTGATTCTGAATATAAAAGGATATTCTACCCTGTCTTTGGATGTTATAGAACAAGTTATCCCAGATTTGAAGTGAAATCATAGTCTTCAAGTGCTCTTTTACGACTTCATCGCTTTCAAAAGGTGATGAAAGACCCTCGTGCAATGTACCATCTGGCTTTAGCATTTGGAAGATAGGAATGGTAGGTGAATCAGTAATCAAGTTCAGGTTAGTCGTAAATTCTGTGTAGCGTAGACCTTGGACATAAGTCTTAAAATCAGCAGGATTCGTAAAAACCTTTGGGTTTTCTGGCTTCTTTGTAGTAGCACCAACTGAAGTTGAAAAACGCTTCGGAGCGCCAAAATTTTTGCTACATGATGCTAGAAAGGTGATGCCCTTTGATATAGATGGATTGATAAAACGCAGTGCGTCCCTCATTATTGGCCACGCGTTCTATACCCTTCAGACCAAATATATAAACAAGTGCTTAACCTATACTGGCTATCCTCAAATAGGAAATATGTTAATGCAAAAATAGCCAAATATGTCTAATAAGATTTATAGGGCATCCAACGGTGAGTACATCCAAGAGTGAAGTAGTACTCACCGTTGGAACCTCCATGTGCAAACCCCACCAATAATTTCTGGCCAATGTGTACTAGAAATTTTTATCACTAGCGTAATGAATGTAGCTTGGCGTGCTACTATTTAACTGTGTGTTCAATTTTGTGTCAAAAGGACCGAAATTTGGGATATATTCAACGAAATATACAACTCTAAGCTGAAATGACAATTACCACTTGAGGTTTGCAAATATACCGCCGTAGTGTGACTACACATAAGAGTTTTCTTGTGGTTATAATGAACATTCGTAGCTTCAAGGCTCCTCGACAACGTATATTTAGATCCTGTATCCCTGGAAAGTTCATCCGAACCGACGACTGGATATCTGTAGATAAACTAATAAACAGTGTTTCTAGTCAATATACCCCAACAACACCAAAGGTGATACTTGATGTAGCGCGTAGCGGCCTAAAgctccaaatttttgatTCTAAGCTATGGGCACTCATATGTTCAAACACACTCGCGGTAAGGGAGCTGTACACACCAAATCAATGGGTAGAACtgttacacatttacaaacGTATAAAGACTCGTAACCCAGAATTGTTTAATGCAGCAGCTGTACAGCTTGGTGGCCGATTGAATGCTTTATCATTGCGTGATCTGTCAATACTGACCCTAAGTTTTTCTTACTTTACATTTTGTCCAAACGGCTTATTTGAGAATGTCGCAGAAATAGTCTGTGCCCGATGTGATAACTCTCTTATTTCTGCTAACAATGAAATTTCAAGTGAAATAACTAGGAATTCTGTCGGTCTAGTTGATGCAGAATCTGTTGAAAATAAATGTAGGTTGAAGAATAACGAACTTAGTGCTATAACATCATATGTCCACCTGCTCGGTTCGTATGCAAAGTGTGGATTTGAACATAAACAACTGTTTGAAGTTGTAGCAGAGTCTATTCTAAATAAACTATCTAAAAACAACGCTATAATACCTCCAAACATATTGCTAAAGTTACTAACAGCCTACTCAAGGTAAAAGGCAAAATAAGCCACATATGAACATATAGGTTTGGATATAAGCACACAAAACTCCTAGAGGCTCTTAGTGCAGAGATGGTAACTAGTAAAATATCTGTCCAGGAATTAAACAATGTTAAACTAATTTTTGAATCGCTAAATTACGAAAATAACGTGATGAATAGCATCTTCTCTTTTAGACTTGGTAACGAACAAAAATCAAACTCTCTTTACAATGTTAATTAATCTCTCGAGAACATCTCCTGCATTATTGCATAGTTTAAATGTCACCAACCTAAATATGCTGCATTGTGATTTAGATTTTCAAAGGTATAAGATTCGAGTATTGCTATATTGCTTTCTCTGTCGTATCTTGATTGTCCGATAATTTCCTTAAGCATGTCCTGCTGTCTACAccattttatattccaaTCAACTAACCTTGGTGTTAGGTCTAAATCATCAATATTGaaagaaacaaaacaagGATTAACTTGATTTTTAGAGGGAGATGCAACTCCGTACCAACCAACCGTGTAATGCAGTACGTGAGGAATGTTATGTCGTCCGTGTGCTACATATAATCAGTTAGTTGTTTATTACATACCTAAAGTCGGTGGCAACGTGGATTGATGTTGAAGCTTAGTCAACGGTGTTACAAAAGAGCCAGGTAatctttccaaagtatCATGCGTTAATCCAGAATCTTGTGATATCTGCAATATATGTGCCAAATTGTTTAGTGTTACCTTATATTTGCGAAATCTTGCGATATGTTTCCTGGTTATATGACCTCTATATGCCAAATTTATCTGGTTTCTGACCGTTTTAGAAATAGACACAGTTGTTTCCGGCGTTCCAACACGGTCATGCAAACGAATAACATCGCTATGGAATTCTCATAGGATAATGATATTAGATACCTGACGGATGAATCTTTGTGTTCTTGTGTTTTTATGACCTTTTCTACCTTTCGACGTTTCTTCTTTCCCATTAGCTGTATCAacaaatacaaattttCGTTGCTAAGCACTGAGTTCTCCAACTTGCCCAAATTAGATGGAGGCAACAAAGCACGTAATAAGATACTCATCAGTTAAACAGTGAATCTAAGGATTTCTTATTTCACGGAACCAGCTACTATGAAGCTACACTAGTGCAACCTCTATATCATCAAAGTTAgtatacacatttaaaataaacatcTGTAATTAATCATTTCTCAATAAGTAggaattttgtataatttaTTCACCCGGGTGGCCCTATCACGCTCTTATTGCTATGGAGCTTTTAATATACTGAATCCACGGTTCCCGTAtaaatcatttttatcatcatgaAAGTTTTCAGTTATAATATGAAGATTAGGATTTGGTAATAAGTACTCAAAAGATATGTGCAGACGTGTAAACATAAGGCTATCGAATTAGGATATCTCAGTCGGCTGTTTTGGGAACAAGTGGCTCATAATCATATGATTATATGTTATTTCGTATCCTTAATCTAGGTTTTTGGACAATTTTTAACGTTCAAAGATGATAGCAACGAAAATAACAGTTGGCTTTAAGCCGCCTACCCATTATAATCTAGGGAGTAATAACATAGTTGGCTGTGTTAGGCataaatccaaagaatATGAAGCACTTTCATATAAACCGTCTGATAAACACTCGAgcaaatttaaaataagAGTAGGTCGTTCCCCTCCAAAGCCGGAAGAAAATATGAGTCATAATGCTGAATCTACTACCATGCTTATGAAAAAAAATGCTATCGTGATAAATGAGTATAACAACAATCCAAAATCAGTTGTTTCGCGTTCTACATGTCTACCGGAAAGAGAAAAGGATAATTCAACCGTCAATAATTGTGTCAATGAAAATATCCCAAATGATACAAGTATATTTGCTGTTTGCAAAAGCATTGATGCAGCTATTAATACCGGGGTTGAAACAGTACATAAAAGTCCAAAGGTGGTTTCTACATCGGAAAATCCAAAACAAAACAACCAAACCCTACCAAAAAAAGAGTCTAAAAGTGTTGCTATGGCCTTTAACTCGGTTTCAAATTTAAATGAAATTCCTCAAGATAAAAAAGAACTCCTGgaaatattaaaatcaaaaattaaaattacaaaaaacCTGCTTAGAATAAAAAATTCTACCCAGGATTTTATTCCAAAActaatggaaatgaatgATTCTTATGCATGTGTAGAATATTCTCTTGATAGACTGAAAACAAACTCCTTAATTATCCATGCTGATGACCAAAATTTGAATTCCATAAGTTCGACAGAAGAGTGGAAAAAGCACATCCCAAGCTGTGAAATAATCGATAAAGTTGGTTACAAGGCAAACTCTAGGCTCATTGAAATCGTTTGTTTTGTTGAATAAATTTATCTTCCAACTTTTAGAACGCGAAACATAATGAATATGATCTTATACTGAAAGATTTAGACAAAAATTATCAATCACTAAAGGTAATTTATACGGAAGATTTTGTAACTGAAATTTCAGGAAAATAAGCTACTTAAACTAAAAAACAACATAAAGAGCTTATATTTAACTAAAAATCATTCATCTAATCTTAGAAGAGCTCCAAAACTCTGGATTAAAGATTCAAACTCGCTACACCTAAGGCAAGCGATTTTTTTCTCAATATATTATTAATAGAGGTGAATCATCTGAAAATAATTCCTTAGGATTACAAACTGTAGGTTTATTATAACAAATACACACGCCTGCAGATTTTTCATAATTCCAAAAACGGAATCACATCCACTGTAGAGTAGATTCACGCCGATAAGTTATTCTATTATGTAAATTACTAGTTATAAATCCAAAGGATTTAACTTACAAATATAATCACCTACATGATGCCATTTGCTTGTTTATATATCTCTTCCTGCTCTGGGTAGGCACTATGTGGATTTTATACCCCTTTTAGATTCTTCCAgtttttcttctggttctctttcttcaactcctcttcttcgaTCATGAGTTACCGAATCTAAGGTGGTACGTAGTACTCTAGTCTGCATGTAGGctctgatttttatgggCACCGCGATTTTCTCTAGGTGCTTTGCGTGGTATTTTGTGACCAATCCATCCCAAGAGTATACTATTGGAACGGTGCATGCTGgcatattatggatgcCGCATAATTCTTTTGCAAGGACATCGTATTTCCTTTGTTTATGAGATTCCGTATCTGAAACCTTAGTTGGACACGTGATTCCGACTTCgactataaatatccttttatttctcctGTCGTAGAGTTGGATATCGGGTCTATTGTTCGTTATCCTGGCGTCCATCTTTACAGCAGTATCGATCCTGAGTTCGTTTGTGCCATACATGAGGCAATGTGTTTATGGCTCAGATGAAAATCAAAGTGATTGTTTTTATTGTAAATCGAAAAAGGTTTATAGTAGTAGGAAGCaatagagaatatatctgaTTTCTCCAAAGAAATTTGTGACATGCTATGTGAAATTCAATCCAAGATGAAAAAATCTAAATTATATAATTCCAAACATTTCCTTTTTTCTAAATATAAAGTAAGATTTGTCCATCTATATGAAAACCTATTTGATATATTGATTTTGTGCGGAGATAAAAAGTAATTTATACTAAAGTAAGGTTTCCTTTTAAAACATCAGATATGAGCGATATTGTTTCAAGTGAGCATTTCTCATATCTCATTCACTTTTACATCCCTGGTTTTCCGCAATTC contains:
- a CDS encoding hypothetical protein (encoded by transcript BEWA_009720A) — protein: MSDAVALFKSIDDLLERILSLDFHKDLIQENHVDLQKLQRKIKWHLPLEPLPVIIPNIEKYHTSFFSLFMVECLESITQDKYDSMSMPHHALPVSGNIRGVFGNITLSLDLEEHEYLTGDLVCLCITKANLAITRKDNTQVKIESKHDKAQASPGAKLLHLLDRNGIVSTLGFVSSVKKNRIVVKILLYPPKFVTPETCSHKDLDRLSAIQQKFRTILNPKTPGHANSGSEHKSGTSEWYIAKLSSLTTILREFNALCMMKQMPLRNLLLKFEPMDNTCTQPNTCTKLLLNFKIPDALKRTLESKYNSGQLCAISNSLNQSGISLIQGPPGTGKTTTIIGIISVILYALTPISSKKNDYKKIVQSFDTFHIKHPWYFQDESDDVGGYFDDLRNEDYGYDYDRIYNIYDSLNSTQRKRCNNIKIDFKGKNTRRILICAPSNAAVDEIVKRLVATDGGIFDSNGNKYKPTVTRVGPNFHEDLIEYSLNTKVDKWFSKNDSLQIKDEKSMNFKRASIAKDILLNSEIVCSTLSGCGSKELYGLANCFDTLIIDEATQAVELSTLIPLNLGCKRAILVGDPCQLSATVCSKAAIQLNYEQSLFKRLQLCGYPVNFLKLQYRMDPQITRFPSMYFYKNQLINADESDSRRHLGWRMFPLLRPTVFYAIDSQESRSDTSYVNEMEVELVCQLLEIIIEILLSVPGMTQDEIKQKIAVISPYSAQVDILKSTIYERIKMFHNPPTLTPEESKATQIYISTVDGFQGMEKDIIIFSAVRTKYVGNRKAINAKIEDLTTPSILTIDKEPHDPKSLEQFQKLMESYLEKSKSNPPDLDSNVNDASFISDRRRINVAITRARNNLFIVGNPRYLLDHRHWYALYNHYAKTGALFICHTINNQLKRNFLKNWIVDYIKRAPAEYEEFLKDRQLKGFMEKLV
- a CDS encoding hypothetical protein (encoded by transcript BEWA_009730A); translation: MESKVSPLEYSKLLTEEYRDNHKTPDESRYSLNHNLLRVVDLTTHTVRQSWIFLSKFLPYNFSDYLKDGSEYPSFDVMRKYIKFSSLAYFSMYSVGTLLCEITSHETSTVETNSHFQKSTKQKNKEDPFCVVIITIVVLPRFKGIRISSKLLEYTINKVRESKLSKLYSIVDENIDETRKFYENFGFVKSHLTFDGIIKSLDAVHNTNDKPLFSVMELSIPN
- a CDS encoding hypothetical protein (encoded by transcript BEWA_009740A), encoding MEGKTNLEEHRRGIVRCLNHVLQLVRNNLQEYERFRLKTESSLTNCMKTMTENISEYHILNASGNNSSTISRSYISCFIPSMDSSYPSNPEENTSDEMSYGSDLGNSGAVSPIPGIIAKPSGKGLKTPNRGNYSPVRHRLNGIEMNDQQISDITIKQHETLINNISDEIQANELNTINNVQQRLTEISSMFEKFTGTLVEQLDLFENINANVIESISNIEKTQDSLKKANNDGMPLYHIIMCYSFLGLSVLLLFVDYIKSTKGSYLY
- a CDS encoding branched-chain alpha keto-acid dehydrogenase, putative (encoded by transcript BEWA_009750A); this encodes MRDALRFINPSISKGITFLASCSKNFGAPKRFSTSVGATTKKPENPKVFTNPADFKTYVQGLRYTEFTTNLNLITDSPTIPIFQMLKPDGTLHEGLSSPFESDEVVKEHLKTMISLQIWDNLFYNIQRQGRISFYIQNQGEEAMQVGCGLALKPQDHIFGQYRELGVLYMKGFTMHDVLSQLFGTHQDECKGRQMPISYSKKEINLHAICTPLTSQLPHASGAGYALKLQGVDACAITFFGEGAASEGDFHAAMNFAAVRQSQTIFACRNNGYAISTPVRDQYIGDGIAIRGVSYGIPTIRVDGNDLFASYVASKHCREYCVKHSTPICMEFMTYRLGHHSTSDESSQYRGPGEHDAWMKDGVNPIKRISKYLESKGLWTPEEEAQLRKSATSLMLKKIKEMETVKSLDVIPGIFDDVYDKPHLLLEVF
- a CDS encoding hypothetical protein (encoded by transcript BEWA_009760A); translated protein: MNIRSFKAPRQRIFRSCIPGKFIRTDDWISVDKLINSVSSQYTPTTPKVILDVARSGLKLQIFDSKLWALICSNTLAVRELYTPNQWVELLHIYKRIKTRNPELFNAAAVQLGGRLNALSLRDLSILTLSFSYFTFCPNGLFENVAEIVCARCDNSLISANNEISSEITRNSVGLVDAESVENKCRLKNNELSAITSYVHLLGSYAKCGFEHKQLFEVVAESILNKLSKNNAIIPPNILLKLLTAYSR
- a CDS encoding hypothetical protein (encoded by transcript BEWA_009770A), which codes for MSILLRALLPPSNLGKLENSVLSNENLYLLIQLMGKKKRRKVEKVIKTQEHKDSSVSDVIRLHDRVGTPETTVSISKTVRNQINLAYRGHITRKHIARFRKYKVTLNNLAHILQISQDSGLTHDTLERLPGSFVTPLTKLQHQSTLPPTLAHGRHNIPHVLHYTVGWYGVASPSKNQVNPCFVSFNIDDLDLTPRLVDWNIKWCRQQDMLKEIIGQSRYDRESNIAILESYTFENLNHNAAYLGW
- a CDS encoding hypothetical protein (encoded by transcript BEWA_009780A); the protein is MIATKITVGFKPPTHYNLGSNNIVGCVRHKSKEYEALSYKPSDKHSSKFKIRVGRSPPKPEENMSHNAESTTMLMKKNAIVINEYNNNPKSVVSRSTCLPEREKDNSTVNNCVNENIPNDTSIFAVCKSIDAAINTGVETVHKSPKVVSTSENPKQNNQTLPKKESKSVAMAFNSVSNLNEIPQDKKELLEILKSKIKITKNLLRIKNSTQDFIPKLMEMNDSYACVEYSLDRLKTNSLIIHADDQNLNSISSTEEWKKHIPSCEIIDKVGYKANSRLIEIVCFVE
- a CDS encoding hypothetical protein (encoded by transcript BEWA_009790A); translated protein: MDARITNNRPDIQLYDRRNKRIFIVEVGITCPTKVSDTESHKQRKYDVLAKELCGIHNMPACTVPIVYSWDGLVTKYHAKHLEKIAVPIKIRAYMQTRVLRTTLDSVTHDRRRGVEEREPEEKLEESKRGIKST